GTGATGGTTTTGTAAATCTCGCACATGGAGAAGTTATCGTTGAGGCAATAGCGGCAGTGCATACAGGGAATGTGATGTAGCACAACAACGCGATCGCCCACCTGCCAATCCTGAACACGCTCGCCAACCGCGGCGATCGTTCCAGCCATTTCATGGCCAAAAATGCGCGGCGGTTCATAAAGGGGATAGCAAATTTTTTTAATGTCGGACTGGCACAACCCCACAACCCGCACCTGGACGAGAACCTCATCGGCCCCAATCTCTGGGATGGGAACTTCCTCATAACTCAGTTGATTAACACCCCGGAAAACCTGCGCCTTCATAAACCAATAACCACCCGATCAACAGGGAAATAGCAAACAGAACTGCCCTCTATCCTAGGGGGATTGGGGAGCGGCTCCAAGGGGGAGCGGCTAACCCTGGGCCAAGGGGCAACGCTAGGATGGGCCTCAGCAACCAGGAACGGCGAGGTTACAGAGTAACGCCAGACGGCTCTACCATGCCCATGCGCTCATGCTAGCGCAACGGAGTAACCCTCACCGCACTGGCTTGTGCCTAATGCCTTTCTCCCGAAATCATTGTCTTGAAGAGGGGGAAATTACCAACTAAGATCGTTACCCTAGCGATAGCCGTACTGTCTGGCTGCCTTCCCTACCGAACTGCTTTTCCCTATGTGGATTCCACCCCTCTCTGACGAAGCCCTAGAGCGTTTAAACCAGGATCTCTACTCGGAGTCCCAGGCTAACCTGGACTATCTCGTGCTGGTTGTGAGTTCCTGTCTAATTGCCAGCTTCGGCTTGTTGAGCAATAGTGCTGCTGTGATTATTGGGGCGATGATTATTGCACCCCTGATGTTACCGATTCGCGCGATCGCCTTTGCAGGCTTAACCAGCAATCGCGCCCTCCTGCTCCAGAGCTTACAGGCAATCGTCATTGGTCTGCTCCTAGCCATTGGCCTCTCCTGGCTGGTGGGGAAAATTTTCAACGTGTCGGAATTTGGGTCCGAGGTCTTGGCTCGCACACAACCGAATTTACTTGACTTGGGCATCGCCCTAGCCGCCGGTGCCATTAGCGGTTTTGCCAAAGTGCGCCCCCACGTCAGCGACGCCCTAGCAGGAACCGCGATCGCCGTTGCCCTCATGCCCCCCCTGTGTGTCGTGGGCCTGACCCTCTCCCAGGGCTTACTGGATTATAGTTTTGGGGCATTCCTCCTCTACATGACCAACTTGTTTGGCATTACCCTCGCCTGTCAGATCATCTTTGCCACCGCAGGCTGTGCCCAAAGACCTTACCTGGGACGGGACCTCACCTCCTGGATGACTATCCTGTTTACCCTGGCCCTAGCCTTACCCCTGGGCCTGCGTACCCTCGCCCTGCTTCAACAATCCCGCATTCAGGCCAGCATTCGCAGTGTACTGTTAAACCGGACGATCACCGTGGGGCAAAAAACCCACCTCAATCGGACCCGGGTGGAATGGGACCGCAAAATACCAACCGTGTATCTCTACGTGGTCGCTGATCAACCACCGACCCCACGACAAGTGGGCCTAGTAGAGCAATTTCTATCTAGAGAAATGGGACGAGCCTACGAGGTAGTGTTTGTCGTCAGTGAAGTTAAGGAAGTCCGATCGGGAGTTTATACCCCCCTGCCCAAGTGGCTACAAACCTCTCCTTCTGACTCCCAACCCCTGGCACCTACGACGCCAGCCTCGCCAACAGCTCCCCGCTACGATCCGGCTGCGGCAACGCCCTCACCCCCCACCCAGAAACCCCTCTCTCCCCTAGAGACCCTCTCAACACCCACCCCTTCACCAGAAACCCTCACTCCCCAGGAGGACGCGCCGCCCCTAAACTCCCCAACTCCCGCTTTGCCCAATAACACCCCGCCCCCCTCTTCCCCTAATCCTGCTGGTCAACCATAGCCTTTCGCCTAAGGGATAGGTGACTTTTATCGAAACCGCCATCACGCAGGGACAATCTTCAAATATAGTCAATCTAAATAAGAACGATACAGTTTTTCACTCCCCTCCCCCGCTCTGGGAGAGGGGCTGGGGGTGAGGGGGCTGTCTCAGCCTCAATTGCAATAACTATAAATCCGCATACGGGCGGATTTGCATACGGGCGGATTTATAAAGACAGGCGATTCTATGATGACTGAATGTTGATTCTACTGGATTGATGGACGTAATCTCCCCACAGGCGGGCCAAATCGCGTGCCCGTTGTCGACCTTCCGGAGCCACCTGGTACATGCGACGCGGACGTCCCCGGCCCTCGACTTTTTTCCAATATCCCACAATCGTTGTTTCATCTTCGAGGAATTTCAGAGCACCGTAGAGCACCGTATCCGACAAGCGATAGGCTGGATAGGTGTGTTCCAGTTGCTGAATCAATTCTGTCCCATAGGAATCCCGTTCTAGTAAAACTGACAAGATGTAGCACACAGCCAGTTCTTTGTTCAGATAGATCGGTGGTGGGTCTCGAAAAAACCGATAAATGTCTTCAAACTTCATGGTAAGTCGGTCCATGCGTTCAGACTGAGCGAGTAGACAAGCCAGACGATCGCGCCCATCAGCCGCAATCCGCTTTCCTGCTGGCAAGGGCAATTCAGACAACGTTCGCGCAGCATCTCGCAAGGCGAATCCCTTTGGAAATCACAGACATCTCCCTATTCCTTTGGCAGGAGGATTCCCCTGTAATAAGGCAGTGTCATCAGGCAGTCAATGCTGCCTACTCTAGAGCAGCTAAGAGCAAAATTCTGTTGCCTTGACAACCTAAGGACCGCAATTCCCCCCGCTAACCGGCAGTCTCCTAAGGCCCGCACAGATACGCCGCGTCGCCGTACCTCTCCCCTGAGAAATGGTGCCGCATCTCCCCCGAACAATCAAACCGATCGCCTACCCCGGCTAAGATCGTTATTGCGATTTAGGTTGAAACAGCACCCTCACCCCCAGCCCCTCTCCCAGAGCGGGAGAGGGGAGTGAAGAACTGTATCGTTCTTATTTGGATTGACCATAAATCCCAGCCAATAACAGCCAATAGTTAGGGGGCACTGCCCAACTAACGAGCACGCCCCCCAATTGCACATCCAGGCTGATGAACCAACAGGATGCTGCGAGACATAGCTATCCCTCGGTTGCTCAAGACAGCTAGGATGAGCCTTGGCCCACCTATCCTTGCCTGACACTGCACCCTCATCCGCATCGGATAATCCCAACTAGACGGCGACTGGGGTGCTAGATCAACCGTTACATCGGAATATTTAACCCACTGGTCAGCTCTTCCATTTGTCGCCGCATCTCTGCCGTTGACTTGTTGTAGGCATCCTTCATCGCCGTGGTTACCAAGTCCGAAAGGACGTCTGCTCCCTCGCCCAGGACATCGGGGGAAATTTCTACCCGGATTGGCTCCTGGTTACCCGTCATCACCACTTTGACCAAGCCACCGCCCGCTTCTCCTTCAATCTGCATTTGCTCCAGATCTTCCTGGAGTTTCTTCGCCCCTTCCTGAACCTGCTGGGCTTTCTTAAAAGCTTCTGCAAGTTCCTTCATTTTGCCTAGGCCGAAGCCAAACCCTTGCCCTTGTCCTTTGGTCATAACCTTGCCATCTGTACTGCATTGAACACTTTAACATTGAAACTCACCCGGACTGGGTGGGTCTAAGCCAGTTGAAAATCTCCTAAGATCTTAACCTCTGGTTTGAGGTATAGAGACCAATGTTCCGCGACTCGCTCTTGAATATGGGTAATTAATCGGAAAATGTCGCTAGCAGTCGCATTTCCCCGGTTGAGAATAAAGTTGGCATGACGGTGGGCCACTTCCGCTCCGCCAATTTGATGGCCCTTTAACCCTGATTGCTCAATGAGCCAGCCCGCTTTATAGGGGTGGGGATTACGAAACACACTGCCACAACTGGGGAGATGATAAGGCTGGCTGTTCTTGCGTTGCTCTAGGTTTTGACTAGTAATCGCCAATAATTTCTGGGGATCGGCCCCCGGTTGCAGTTGGAGGGTAGCCTGAACAACCAGTTGCGGCGTCGTCTGGAGGCGTGAACTGCGATAGCTGTAGTCTAAGTCAGCAGGGGTCAGCTCGCTCAGGCTCTCACCCCGATTCAAGACTTGAACACGGATCAACCGATCGGCAGCACAGGTATCATGGGCACCCGCATTCATCACAACCGCCCCACCAACGGTGCCAGGAATCCCTACCGCCCACTCCAGTCCTTGCCAGCCCCGTTCCGCCGCTCGCCAAGCTAACCGGGCGATCGGCTCACCGGCTCCAACTGTTACCTGCCCTGTTTCTTCATCAAAGTGGATATGTCGCAGGTGACGGGTGCAGACAACTAGGCCGGGTAACCCCGCATCACTAACCAGTAAATTAGACCCCGCCCCCAATAAGGTGACCGGGAGACCCTCGCGCTCGGCCCAGGCTAAACTCGCTGCTAAATCGGCAATTCGTTGGGGCGCCGTATACCATTCCGCTGGCCCCCCTACCCGGAAGGAGGTAAGGCTGGCTAGGCGCACATTGGGTTTAATCACGCAGTCGCTTCCCGGCAACTTCAGGGAGGTTCTTCCCGACTTGAGCACGACTAAGGGTCCCGTCGGTCGCTCGTGCAAGGCAGACTTCGACTTCTCAGCAAGGGACTGGGGTGAGGATTGCAAACTAGGAGGGTTATAGGAGAGAGTCATGTCGGGTTCGCAAGAGTTTTTTATAGATGGGCAAGGGACCAGAACCAGCAAACTAGACCAGCAAAGCGGGATCACGGTGTCGAGCCGATGGTGAGGCCGCTGTCTGCGATCGATAAAACGCCATCATCTCTGGGATGACCTGATTTAAATTACCGGCTCCCAAAAATAACACCAGATCCCCAGCCGCTAAGGTTTGGCTGAGATAGGTTGTAACGGCTTGCAATGAAGGCTGATACACAACCTCTGGATGATGCGCCTGAACCAGTTGTGCTACCTGCTCTCCGGTAATGCTGCCTGAATTGACTTCACCGGCGCTGTAGATGTCAGTAATGACCACCCGATCCGCGTCGCCAAAGGCTTGAGCAAACTCTGTGAGAAACGTTTGGGTGCGACTATAGCGATGGGGTTGGAAAACCGCGACAATCCGCTGGATCACCTCAGTCGCAGCCTCGTCAGGCGGGAATGCCCCCTCCGCCGCTAAGGCACTGATCGGGTTGCCAATCTGCAGACGGGCAGCCGCCAAGGTGGCCCGTAATTCGCTCGGATGGTGGGCATAGTCATCAACGAAGGCGATCCCCGCTGCTGTTCCTCGGTGCTCAAAGCGGCGACGGGCACCCGTAAACTCACCTAGAATTTGAGCGATCGTGGCGAACTCCAACCCTAAATGACGCCCTACCGCAATGGCAGCCAAGGCATTACTCAGATTATGAGATCCCAAGAGACGGAGGGAGAGCCTGCCCAACACCTGCCCTCGTTCCCAGATGCGGGCCTGGGTACCACTGGCTAGATATTGGACGGCATCAGCAGTATAGGTTGGGCCTAAGGCCGGGTCCAAGCTGTAGCTAATCGCGGGAGGGCACTGGTCGCGAACCGTCGGGCAGTCAATGCAGCCAATGACAATACCACAGCGCTCGGCAAAGGTTTGGAATGTGGCCACCACCTGCGCGAGCGATTGATAATAGTCAGGATGATCCAGTTCAATATTGGTGATGATTCCGATGGTGGGAGC
This DNA window, taken from Trichothermofontia sichuanensis B231, encodes the following:
- a CDS encoding DUF389 domain-containing protein, with the translated sequence MWIPPLSDEALERLNQDLYSESQANLDYLVLVVSSCLIASFGLLSNSAAVIIGAMIIAPLMLPIRAIAFAGLTSNRALLLQSLQAIVIGLLLAIGLSWLVGKIFNVSEFGSEVLARTQPNLLDLGIALAAGAISGFAKVRPHVSDALAGTAIAVALMPPLCVVGLTLSQGLLDYSFGAFLLYMTNLFGITLACQIIFATAGCAQRPYLGRDLTSWMTILFTLALALPLGLRTLALLQQSRIQASIRSVLLNRTITVGQKTHLNRTRVEWDRKIPTVYLYVVADQPPTPRQVGLVEQFLSREMGRAYEVVFVVSEVKEVRSGVYTPLPKWLQTSPSDSQPLAPTTPASPTAPRYDPAAATPSPPTQKPLSPLETLSTPTPSPETLTPQEDAPPLNSPTPALPNNTPPPSSPNPAGQP
- a CDS encoding PadR family transcriptional regulator, whose translation is MRDAARTLSELPLPAGKRIAADGRDRLACLLAQSERMDRLTMKFEDIYRFFRDPPPIYLNKELAVCYILSVLLERDSYGTELIQQLEHTYPAYRLSDTVLYGALKFLEDETTIVGYWKKVEGRGRPRRMYQVAPEGRQRARDLARLWGDYVHQSSRINIQSS
- a CDS encoding YbaB/EbfC family nucleoid-associated protein; translation: MTKGQGQGFGFGLGKMKELAEAFKKAQQVQEGAKKLQEDLEQMQIEGEAGGGLVKVVMTGNQEPIRVEISPDVLGEGADVLSDLVTTAMKDAYNKSTAEMRRQMEELTSGLNIPM
- the murB gene encoding UDP-N-acetylmuramate dehydrogenase → MTLSYNPPSLQSSPQSLAEKSKSALHERPTGPLVVLKSGRTSLKLPGSDCVIKPNVRLASLTSFRVGGPAEWYTAPQRIADLAASLAWAEREGLPVTLLGAGSNLLVSDAGLPGLVVCTRHLRHIHFDEETGQVTVGAGEPIARLAWRAAERGWQGLEWAVGIPGTVGGAVVMNAGAHDTCAADRLIRVQVLNRGESLSELTPADLDYSYRSSRLQTTPQLVVQATLQLQPGADPQKLLAITSQNLEQRKNSQPYHLPSCGSVFRNPHPYKAGWLIEQSGLKGHQIGGAEVAHRHANFILNRGNATASDIFRLITHIQERVAEHWSLYLKPEVKILGDFQLA
- the murC gene encoding UDP-N-acetylmuramate--L-alanine ligase; this encodes MSALAYVLAKRKLPVSGSDIRLNPITERLQALGVQIVWQQNATYLEQLARCGTTTPTAVNRDQPQLPQVICSTAIAAANPEYQAAVALGCPIFHRSELLAALMQDYQSIAVAGTHGKTTTSSLIGYLLWRANLDPTVIIGGEVNAWGGNACVGKGPYLVAEADESDGSLTRFAPTIGIITNIELDHPDYYQSLAQVVATFQTFAERCGIVIGCIDCPTVRDQCPPAISYSLDPALGPTYTADAVQYLASGTQARIWERGQVLGRLSLRLLGSHNLSNALAAIAVGRHLGLEFATIAQILGEFTGARRRFEHRGTAAGIAFVDDYAHHPSELRATLAAARLQIGNPISALAAEGAFPPDEAATEVIQRIVAVFQPHRYSRTQTFLTEFAQAFGDADRVVITDIYSAGEVNSGSITGEQVAQLVQAHHPEVVYQPSLQAVTTYLSQTLAAGDLVLFLGAGNLNQVIPEMMAFYRSQTAASPSARHRDPALLV